Part of the Citrus sinensis cultivar Valencia sweet orange chromosome 2, DVS_A1.0, whole genome shotgun sequence genome, TATGTGGGCTTGAAGCATATTGCTAGTTcaatcaaataagattttcaaTTCTAGCAAATGGAACAGGGATTCAAATATGTATGTTGATTTAAATTGGATTCAACTCTCATaatctatttattaattggtAATTGAAATGGgctgaaattaaaagaatgaattgaaataaaaacaaaaaatacaaataagaaaaatggactgaaataaaaaaaatatatgaatcagaatgaattatttatttgaactaTATAAATCAGAGttagaataattatatttctattaatcgtttaagttattaaaatgtcctaagttaattattgtcatttttgttattaggTATTTCAACAATTGCGATTATTAttgttcaaaaaaatattattaataatatcaaaacaacaacaataatagtataataaagaaaataataataataatgaatttagaaaaaaaaaaaataaggggaAACAACGGTGTCaatattgttattatcattattataaatttataatacaaGCGGATGACTTCTTTTATACGAAACGATATCGTGTGCTCTGAAgcggaaagatagaaaaaaggAAAGCTGGAGATTTTTCGGTTCGATCTGCAAAAACGCAAAGAATGGAGAGACACGTAGAGGCTCTGCTTCGAAAGATATCGTACGGAGCAATAACAATAGCAACGTTCACGCTTGTAATGCTGATGCTACAAACCCCAGAAACCTGCATTTTAGAAAACTCACCTAAATCGACAAAATTCCCCAAATCCTCCTGCGACTCATCGCACCGCCAACACCTCCCACTCGAGAAGAAAAGCCACCGCCTCTGGTCCTCAAAATCCTGGAAGCAACAAGTCACCTCTTACGCGCATTTTTTCAAACACCTTCAGGGCAAAAGCCTCCTCTTTAATCACTCCAAAGTCCTCTGCGTATCCGCCGGTGCCGGCCACGAGGTCATGGC contains:
- the LOC102627610 gene encoding uncharacterized protein LOC102627610 isoform X1, which produces MERHVEALLRKISYGAITIATFTLVMLMLQTPETCILENSPKSTKFPKSSCDSSHRQHLPLEKKSHRLWSSKSWKQQVTSYAHFFKHLQGKSLLFNHSKVLCVSAGAGHEVMAFNSIGVADVTGVELMDSLPLVSRADPHNLPFFDEAFDVAFTAHLAEALFPSRFVGEMERTVKIGGVCMVLMEECAGREIKQIVELFRTSRGSEMTIFIEDEIPFLSGASGS
- the LOC102627610 gene encoding uncharacterized protein LOC102627610 isoform X3, whose translation is MERHVEALLRKISYGAITIATFTLVMLMLQTPETCILENSPKSTKFPKSSCDSSHRQHLPLEKKSHRLWSSKSWKQQVTSYAHFFKHLQGKSLLFNHSKVLCVSAGAGHEVMAFNSIGVADVTGVELMDSLPLVSRADPHNLPFFDEAFDVAFTAHLAEALFPSRFVGEMERTVKIGGVCMVLMEECAGREIKQIVELFRTSSFTEAVR
- the LOC102627610 gene encoding uncharacterized protein LOC102627610 isoform X2, whose product is MERHVEALLRKISYGAITIATFTLVMLMLQTPETCILENSPKSTKFPKSSCDSSHRQHLPLEKKSHRLWSSKSWKQQVTSYAHFFKHLQGKSLLFNHSKVLCVSAGAGHEVMAFNSIGVADVTGVELMDSLPLVSRADPHNLPFFDEAFDVAFTAHLAEALFPSRFVGEMERTVKIGGVCMVLMEECAGREIKQIVELFRTSSKVLQRQ